A DNA window from Trichosurus vulpecula isolate mTriVul1 chromosome 2, mTriVul1.pri, whole genome shotgun sequence contains the following coding sequences:
- the LOC118835626 gene encoding zinc finger protein 883-like has translation MALRLLKKQGSVRFRDVAVDFTPEEWGYLAPSQKELYRDVMLENYLNLACLGLAVSKPAVICQLEQGAAPWIPEGDTPGHCCPDWEIRPGIAYCAPKLGISTELSLQRNLKRKDLFISNLGESWECDVKLRKQLSREKKHSRSHIGQKYYECHECGTIFPRRAALTRHLRIHTGEKPYECQECGKAFRVSGMLTVHKRIHTGEKPYKCSECGKAFRVSKHLTQHQILHTGEKPFKCHECGKSFSRSTELTRHQRIHTGEKPYECSECGGTFRWRAALTQHQTIHTGEKPYECHDCGKAFRRSTDFTRHQRIHTGEKPYECLDCGKAFSRGTELTRHQTIHTGEKPYECSECGKTFRWRAALTQHQTIHTGEKPYECHDCGKVFRLKIQFSRHQRIHTGEKPYECDDCGKTFRRRSQLTHHQRIHTGEKPYQCQQCGKAFCWQTELTRHQRIHTGEKPYECRECGKGFRESGTLTVHQRIHTGEKPYKCNECGKAFCVSGKLTRHQRIHTGEKPYECHECQKAFPQREELIRHQKIHTAEKPYQLISESVSIC, from the exons ATGGCCTTGAGGCTCCTGAAGAAGCAG GGATCGGTGAGATTCAGGGATGTGGCCGTGGACTTCACCCCAGAGGAGTGGGGCTACCTGGCCCCATCTCAGAAGGAGCTCTATagggatgtgatgctggagaactattTGAACCTGGCCTGTCTGG GTCTGGCTGTTTCCAAACCGGCTGTGATCTGTCAGCTGGAGCAAGGGGCAGCACCATGGATACCTGAGGGAGACACCCCAGGACACTGCTGTCCGG ATTGGGAAATTAGGCCTGGAATCGCGTACTGTGCTCCAAAATTGGGTATTTCCACAGAACTGTCATTGCAGAGAAATCTCAAAAGGAAGGATCTCTTCATCTCCAACTTGGGAGAATCCTGGGAATGTGATGTTAAGCTCAGGAAGCAACTGAGCAGGGAGAAGAAACATTCTCG ATCTCATATTGGACAGAAGTATTATGAGTGTCATGAATGTGGAACTATCTTCCCTCGGAGGGCAGCCTTGACTCGACACCtgaggattcatactggagagaagccttatgaatgtcaagaatgtggaaaggctttccgtGTGAGTGGCATGCTTACTGTACATaagaggattcatactggagagaagccttataaatgtagtgagtgtgggaaagccttccgTGTGAGCAAACATCTTACCCAACATCAGATacttcacactggagagaagccttttaAATGTCATGAATGCGGGAAGTCCTTCTCCCGGAGCACAGAGCTTActcgacatcagagaattcatactggagagaaaccttatgaatgtagtgaatgcgGAGGGACCTTCCGCTGGAGGGCTGCTCTCACTCAACATCAGacaattcacactggagagaaaccttatgaatgtcatgACTGTGGCAAGGCCTTCAGGCGGAGCACAGATTTTACTCGTcatcagaggattcatactggagaaaagcccTACGAATGTCTTGATTGTGGAAAGGCCTTTAGCAGGGGCACAGAGCTTACTCGACACCAGacaatccatactggagagaaaccttatgaatgcagtgaatgtgggaagacttTCCGCTGGAGGGCAGCTCTCACTCAACATCAGacaatccacactggagagaaaccttatgaatgtcatgACTGTGGGAAGGTCTTCCGCCTGAAGATACAGTTTTCccgacatcagagaatccatactggagagaaaccttatgaatgtgatgaTTGTGGAAAGACCTTCCGCCGGAGGTCACAGCTTACTCaccaccagagaattcacactggagaaaagCCTTATCAATGCCAgcaatgtgggaaggccttttgCTGGCAAACAGAACTTACTcgacaccagagaattcacactggagagaaaccttatgaatgtcgTGAATGTGGGAAGGGCTTTCGTGAGAGCGGGACCCTTACAgttcatcagagaattcacactggagagaaaccttacaaatgtaatgaatgtgggaaggccttctgtGTGAGTGGAAAACTTACTCggcaccagagaattcatactggagagaaaccttatgaatgtcatgAATGCCAGAAAGCTtttccccagagggaagaactcaTTCGACATCAGAAAATCCATACTGCAGAGAAACCATATCAGTTAATCAGTGAGTCAGTGAGCATTTGTTAA